A single region of the Cronobacter condimenti 1330 genome encodes:
- a CDS encoding PglL family O-oligosaccharyltransferase, producing MLSSIVMLLRYLKKRFANKIVTLFILLWLCGGLLWMLPNHGHAGLALPQNLLAWCVLALIALCCALFSPQWKVAWPPGTYLILAGTALWSLPLFWSPRVAWQWNALPKVLALWGLVGIWLLMLKSTRCHLMRRGWLLIMVISALLQVGFGVVQLSDIAHLTGGRPYGSFQQVNVLASFLATGMICALWLFLGARERLPAYISAIALVVIPVMLVLLQSRAGGLGAVSGALVLLLAAGKNRRRTGYAVLLLMMGAGVGVLTLYVGPLLISGFIPELVQKESSNVQRWYLITLTWQLLLNHPLIGNGYGSFETLFGQMVQQVPLGMGSATIEYPHNEFLYTWMEGGLVAVAGIALMIIGILRRLWGKGGCRWPGFAVMLPLALHMNLEYPLYQSVTHGMTLVMLLTITGPAARKTATLYGRVEKPLRIGVGLLACSVLAFMISGVVTEVQLTRIEQQGLVPFVHNEQAVIESLANSYSQYDRLDFDRHVALLLRFNITRDAALLTRFRAWAEHYLTVHNDPAVYTSLLMIYRSQGEPLAQSLCVKAKAMWPDDPRFNCF from the coding sequence ATGTTGTCATCTATCGTTATGTTGCTACGCTATTTAAAAAAACGGTTCGCGAATAAGATTGTCACTCTGTTCATTCTACTCTGGCTTTGCGGTGGGTTGCTCTGGATGCTACCCAACCACGGTCACGCCGGGTTAGCCCTGCCACAAAACCTTCTCGCCTGGTGCGTATTGGCGCTGATTGCGCTGTGTTGCGCACTATTTTCCCCTCAATGGAAAGTGGCTTGGCCACCTGGCACATACCTAATACTTGCGGGTACTGCGCTGTGGTCACTGCCGTTGTTCTGGTCTCCTCGTGTCGCCTGGCAGTGGAATGCGCTGCCCAAAGTACTGGCACTTTGGGGGCTGGTCGGTATCTGGTTGCTGATGCTGAAATCGACCCGCTGCCACCTGATGCGTCGTGGGTGGCTGTTGATTATGGTGATATCCGCGCTGCTCCAGGTCGGTTTTGGGGTAGTTCAACTCAGCGATATTGCGCATCTGACCGGGGGCCGCCCCTATGGTAGCTTCCAGCAGGTCAACGTGCTGGCCTCGTTTCTGGCAACCGGAATGATCTGTGCCTTGTGGCTATTTCTGGGCGCCCGTGAGCGATTACCTGCATATATATCCGCCATCGCGCTGGTGGTGATTCCGGTCATGCTGGTGCTATTACAAAGCCGTGCGGGAGGACTCGGAGCGGTTTCAGGCGCTCTGGTTCTGTTGCTGGCGGCAGGCAAAAACCGACGTCGTACTGGATATGCGGTACTGCTACTCATGATGGGCGCTGGCGTGGGTGTGCTCACGTTGTACGTCGGGCCGCTGCTGATCTCTGGCTTCATACCTGAGCTGGTGCAAAAGGAGAGCTCTAATGTTCAGCGCTGGTATTTGATCACACTGACATGGCAACTGCTTCTGAATCATCCACTCATCGGCAACGGCTACGGCAGTTTTGAAACACTGTTTGGGCAAATGGTGCAGCAGGTGCCACTGGGTATGGGCAGCGCCACGATCGAGTATCCGCACAATGAGTTTCTCTATACCTGGATGGAAGGTGGGCTGGTCGCTGTAGCAGGTATTGCGCTAATGATTATCGGCATTCTCAGACGGCTGTGGGGAAAAGGTGGTTGTCGCTGGCCAGGCTTTGCTGTGATGCTGCCGCTGGCGTTACATATGAACCTGGAGTATCCCCTTTATCAATCGGTGACGCATGGCATGACGCTGGTGATGCTACTGACCATAACCGGCCCGGCGGCGAGAAAGACCGCTACTCTTTATGGCCGTGTTGAGAAGCCGCTGCGTATCGGCGTGGGCCTGCTGGCATGCAGCGTACTGGCGTTTATGATTTCTGGTGTGGTGACAGAAGTGCAGTTAACCCGTATTGAGCAACAGGGGCTGGTACCTTTTGTACATAATGAGCAGGCTGTGATTGAATCATTAGCCAACTCATACAGTCAGTATGATCGCCTCGATTTTGACCGTCATGTTGCGTTACTGCTTCGCTTTAATATTACGAGGGATGCCGCGTTGCTTACCCGCTTCCGCGCATGGGCAGAACACTATTTAACCGTGCATAACGACCCTGCTGTCTACACAAGTCTGCTTATGATCTATCGTTCGCAAGGCGAACCTCTGGCGCAGTCGTTATGCGTTAAGGCAAAAGCTATGTGGCCTGACGATCCGCGGTTTAATTGCTTTTGA
- a CDS encoding fimbrial protein, producing the protein MKSKKAVALSALGLMLLAIVSTGRAEQTGDTMNITFQGKFIISTPCTVSNDKVIDVTFGNISVNGVDGKANSQIIPYSVDCHGAPDDSPLDLTINGTAESYDDAALTTSADGLGLQIQANGQTMKLNKPFSTTLGALPSLTLTAVPVKDPLKTLTEQPFNATATLIAQYQ; encoded by the coding sequence ATGAAAAGCAAAAAAGCAGTAGCGCTTTCCGCCCTGGGGCTGATGTTACTCGCAATAGTATCGACGGGAAGAGCCGAGCAGACAGGCGACACGATGAATATTACTTTCCAGGGGAAATTTATTATTTCTACCCCCTGTACGGTGTCGAATGACAAAGTGATTGATGTCACTTTTGGCAATATCAGTGTAAATGGTGTCGACGGTAAGGCTAATAGCCAGATCATACCTTACAGTGTTGACTGCCACGGCGCGCCGGATGATTCTCCGCTGGATCTTACCATTAACGGCACCGCAGAAAGCTATGACGATGCGGCGTTAACCACCTCAGCAGATGGCCTTGGGTTGCAAATTCAGGCTAACGGTCAGACGATGAAGCTCAACAAACCGTTCAGTACCACGCTTGGGGCATTGCCTTCGCTGACCCTGACCGCAGTGCCAGTAAAAGACCCGTTAAAGACGTTAACCGAACAGCCTTTTAACGCCACCGCAACGCTGATCGCGCAGTACCAGTGA
- a CDS encoding fimbrial protein — protein sequence MVAKLNIQALYLMTSVLLVGLNPAAQANTGSQYSMNIAIDGTIMANGSCKFNQGGTLTVDFGEVRLQGSANDTVILDGTYRKPIVSDFTCSGDSAGLLQMKLSNTGGGEKIYNGVQVLDTDKGIVGVELLVNGVAQSTGSWFTVNQDSPPSLEAQLVQTSTTNSSNVVSGDTFTAAATLVMAFN from the coding sequence ATGGTAGCAAAACTCAACATACAGGCGCTTTACCTGATGACCTCGGTGCTATTAGTGGGTCTGAATCCTGCGGCCCAGGCTAATACTGGCTCGCAATATTCAATGAATATTGCGATTGACGGCACGATCATGGCAAACGGCTCTTGCAAATTTAACCAAGGCGGCACCCTGACGGTGGATTTTGGTGAAGTTCGGCTGCAGGGAAGCGCAAATGACACTGTGATTCTGGATGGCACTTACCGCAAGCCCATCGTCAGCGACTTTACATGTAGCGGTGACAGTGCCGGGTTGCTCCAGATGAAGCTCAGCAATACCGGTGGCGGCGAAAAAATCTATAACGGCGTTCAGGTTTTGGATACCGATAAAGGGATAGTCGGCGTTGAACTGCTGGTCAACGGCGTTGCGCAAAGTACGGGAAGTTGGTTCACCGTAAATCAGGACAGTCCGCCATCGCTGGAGGCCCAACTAGTCCAGACCAGCACAACGAACAGCAGCAATGTGGTCAGTGGTGATACGTTCACCGCAGCCGCGACGCTAGTGATGGCTTTTAACTAA
- the ppa gene encoding inorganic diphosphatase, translating to MSLLNVPAGKDLPEDIYVVIEIPANADPIKYEVDKESGALFVDRFMSTAMFYPCNYGYINHTLSLDGDPVDVLVPTPYPLQPGSVIRCRPVGVLKMTDESGEDAKLVAVPHTKLSKEYDHIKDVNDLPELLKAQITHFFEHYKDLEKGKWVKVEGWENAEAAKEEIRASFERAKK from the coding sequence ATCTGCCGGAAGACATCTACGTTGTTATCGAAATTCCGGCTAACGCCGATCCGATTAAATACGAAGTGGATAAAGAGAGCGGCGCGCTGTTCGTTGACCGTTTTATGTCCACCGCGATGTTCTATCCGTGCAACTACGGCTACATCAACCACACCCTGTCTCTGGACGGTGACCCGGTTGACGTGCTGGTCCCGACGCCGTACCCGCTGCAGCCAGGCTCTGTTATCCGCTGCCGTCCGGTTGGCGTGCTGAAAATGACTGACGAGTCTGGCGAAGATGCCAAACTTGTTGCAGTACCGCACACCAAACTCTCTAAAGAGTACGATCACATCAAAGACGTGAACGATCTGCCGGAACTGCTGAAAGCGCAGATCACGCACTTCTTTGAACACTACAAAGATCTGGAAAAAGGCAAGTGGGTTAAAGTGGAAGGCTGGGAAAACGCCGAAGCTGCTAAAGAAGAGATCCGCGCCTCTTTCGAACGCGCGAAGAAGTAA
- a CDS encoding fimbrial protein, with translation MLSLALLAAINVNEARALDNNLHFSGSLVSEPCNLDPQTSDITVDFSSVVEKYLYQNTRTQGMPFVVNLTDCDISLGNKVTMTFKGTENSALPGLLAVTGTAKGIAIGMETPEGTALPFNQPTPEYAIATGNNQITLQAYVQGEPVAIAQKTITPGDFSATATFELAYP, from the coding sequence GTGCTCAGTTTGGCGCTGCTTGCTGCTATTAACGTTAACGAGGCTCGGGCGCTGGATAACAACCTGCATTTCAGCGGCTCTCTGGTCAGTGAACCCTGCAATCTGGACCCGCAGACCAGTGATATCACCGTAGATTTTAGTTCTGTAGTGGAAAAATACCTGTATCAGAACACCCGCACCCAGGGGATGCCGTTTGTGGTGAACCTGACGGACTGCGATATCAGCCTTGGAAACAAAGTGACGATGACCTTTAAAGGCACCGAAAACAGCGCGCTACCGGGGTTGTTGGCAGTCACGGGGACTGCGAAGGGAATCGCAATTGGTATGGAAACGCCGGAGGGCACGGCGCTGCCATTTAATCAGCCTACGCCGGAATATGCGATAGCCACCGGCAACAACCAAATTACGTTGCAGGCCTATGTGCAGGGCGAGCCAGTAGCAATCGCCCAGAAAACTATTACGCCTGGAGATTTTTCGGCGACGGCGACGTTTGAGCTGGCGTATCCATAA
- a CDS encoding fimbrial protein: protein MYFKYMLKPIIKIFLMAVLFSINIQVSWAQVRGIPQLDYDYDQKPAACITEGQEQVDGTKGPLLIPGNCSYNMSGYVPSGYYSLYVMDGITHSFRSLYSNSVYIDSTTNLGAADIVFSISSAKWLRTDAWYSLCIAMIKDGDSSKGVTVVSTAGYGNCGGRLPPPSPTPPVPDTSCTINNSNALSVSLGTLNRDEIPTVPDSGSAISKTISVVCTGGALTAKMQLNYTPVSIGSGQAVKSSANGVGAAIFYNNKLLAPTDVTAVNFLEGSNTLTLGFQAVRDATVALKDIPTGAFTASAVLVMTQQ, encoded by the coding sequence ATGTATTTCAAATATATGCTAAAGCCAATCATTAAAATATTTTTGATGGCTGTTCTTTTTTCAATTAATATTCAGGTTTCATGGGCCCAGGTTCGTGGCATACCGCAACTGGATTATGATTATGATCAAAAACCTGCGGCATGTATTACTGAAGGGCAGGAGCAAGTTGACGGAACTAAGGGGCCATTATTGATACCAGGCAACTGTAGCTATAATATGTCCGGCTACGTGCCTAGTGGATACTATTCCTTATATGTTATGGATGGCATAACTCATAGCTTTCGTTCTCTTTATAGTAACTCTGTATATATTGATTCAACAACGAATTTAGGAGCGGCTGATATTGTTTTTTCCATAAGTTCGGCGAAATGGTTACGCACAGACGCCTGGTATTCATTATGCATTGCTATGATAAAGGATGGTGATAGTAGTAAGGGGGTTACTGTTGTATCAACGGCGGGTTATGGTAATTGCGGAGGTCGTCTCCCGCCACCTTCGCCAACGCCGCCAGTCCCAGATACATCCTGTACTATCAATAACAGTAATGCGTTAAGCGTCTCTCTTGGAACGTTAAACCGCGATGAAATCCCTACGGTACCTGACTCAGGTTCAGCCATCAGTAAAACGATTTCAGTCGTCTGTACTGGTGGAGCCCTGACGGCCAAAATGCAACTGAACTATACGCCGGTTTCTATTGGTAGCGGTCAGGCGGTAAAAAGCTCAGCCAATGGTGTTGGGGCAGCGATATTTTACAATAACAAACTGCTTGCACCTACGGACGTTACAGCGGTGAATTTTTTAGAGGGCTCGAATACCCTGACGTTAGGTTTCCAGGCCGTGCGTGATGCTACTGTGGCATTAAAAGATATTCCTACCGGTGCTTTTACAGCGAGTGCGGTATTAGTAATGACTCAGCAGTAA